From Salvia splendens isolate huo1 chromosome 3, SspV2, whole genome shotgun sequence, a single genomic window includes:
- the LOC121793461 gene encoding cationic peroxidase 1-like, translated as MAILVPQCLARLMLILLLIGVSNAQLSSNFYSSSCPNLLSIIRTAVNSAVSSDSRMGASLLRLHFHDCFVALKGPSWAIALGRRDSTTASLSNANSQIPGPGNNLNALITAFSNKGFTAREMVALSGSHTIGQARCTTFRNRIYNEANINATFATSTRANCPRSGGDNTLSPLDVATPTAFNNDYYRNLISLKGLLHSDQQLFNNGSTDAQVRAYSTNSASFFNDFAAAMVKMTNLSPLTGTNGQIRRNCRRTN; from the exons ATGGCCATTCTagtacctcaatgtttggcTCGATTAATGCTCATTCTCCTTCTCATTGGAGTGAGCAATGCTCAATTATCTTCAAATTTCTATTCATCATCATGCCCTAACCTCCTTTCCATCATCCGAACAGCCGTAAATTCAGCTGTCTCGAGCGACTCTCGCATGGGGGCTTCCTTGCTTCGTCTTCATTTCCATGACTGCTTTGTCGCG CTAAAAGGGCCGAGCTGGGCTATCGCACTAGGAAGAAGGGACTCGACCACCGCAAGTTTGAGCAACGCAAACAGCCAAATCCCGGGTCCTGGCAATAACCTCAATGCCCTCATCACTGCTTTTTCTAACAAAGGCTTCACCGCTAGAGAAATGGTTGCCCTCTCAG GATCCCACACAATAGGTCAAGCAAGGTGCACCACATTCCGGAACAGGATCTACAACGAGGCCAACATAAACGCGACGTTCGCTACCAGCACAAGGGCCAACTGCCCCCGCAGCGGTGGCGACAACACTCTGTCTCCGCTGGACGTTGCCACGCCAACGGCCTTCAACAACGACTACTACAGAAATCTCATCAGCCTCAAAGGCTTGCTGCATTCCGACCAACAGCTCTTCAATAATGGATCCACCGACGCTCAAGTCAGAGCCTACTCAACCAATTCGGCTTCGTTTTTCAATGACTTCGCCGCGGCCATGGTCAAGATGACAAACCTTAGCCCCCTTACCGGCACCAATGGCCAGATCAGGAGGAACTGCAGAAGGACCAATTAA
- the LOC121795644 gene encoding uncharacterized protein LOC121795644 isoform X2, which translates to MCILCVIQKWSRRIATMLPWLVIPLIGLWALSQLLPPAFRFEITSPRLACLLVLLVTLFWYEVLMPQLSAWRVRRNDRLRERKRFEAIERQKLRKTATRRCRNCLTAYRDQNPGGSKFMCSYCGHISKRPVLDLPVSPGMGNSGILKDLVGKGGKILNGKNWSDNGWICGQDWLENGNWVVGPFAGKSNRKRNGIGGSLFGGDDDHCLAEKSYSRVFLFACKILTAFLLSIMWIWRKIFRISSSGDDTSSDSERRGMLDNQSENGGNGQESRGEKARRKAEEKRQARLERELLEEEERKQREEVARLVEEQRRLRDEKLEAEKDRSKGSPRAKERESRKESERKRQERRKEKDRGSSKSNSDVEELEKRVGKESDNNKRSDSDRRDQQRSTPESMKTHGTELGHGFKGAAAGNHNRGNAGTRYFDRMRGTFLSSSRAFTGGGFFGKNTNMPIVTREQKPSPLLENAQTVAYRKEVAQPDQASGRPTVNVDDKGSNRPVLIEHQPSTAPKKSWQQLFARSPPVSAPSNTNVISRPTGNHKAEVQNTPFSGKPSTTQSVENPIDFGLQSPFSLPSFPFESSSSSTVLPLSSESIQPKRADKQHQFLLEETEIFEDPCYVPDPISLLGPVSESLDSFQLDLGFVDTGMEKPSAVKTKSAPSKVTKPSPIESPLSRSRVSEDSSNGLNGNGTWQMWNSSPLVQDGLGLVGGPVNWLLHPEMNLLNKEDNMRHVPHKTMASLFKKDEQTSSGPHPPQHVLFGNSQNGGTINTSGLAISDGPWLPRTLFGQTSDNQAAMKPMGEMVQNGLIYGNTSGPPANHQFDVSASSCWTRDVFYRSES; encoded by the exons ATGTGTATACTTTGCGTGATTCAGAAGTGGTCGCGGAGGATTGCTACCATGTTGCCATGGCTAGTAATACCACTGATTGGGCTATGGGCTCTGTCGCAGCTCTTGCCCCCGGCGTTCCGATTTGAAATCACGTCGCCAAGGCTTGCTTGCTTGTTAGTACTGTTGGTAACACTTTTCTGGTATGAGGTTCTCATGCCTCAGTTGTCAGCGTGGAGGGTCAGGAGGAATGATAGGCTTAGGGAAAGGAAAAGGTTTGAGGCTATTGAAAGGCAGAAGTTGAGGAAGACTGCCACCCGGAGGTGTAGGAATTGCTTAACAGCGTATCGGGATCAGAATCCTGGTGGGAGCAAGTTCATGTGCTCTTATTGTGGCCATATTTCAAAGAGGCCAGTTCTGGATTTGCCTGTCTCTCCAGGGATGGGTAATTCAGGGATATTGAAGGATCTCGTTGGCAAAGGTGGGAAGATATTGAATGGGAAGAATTGGTCAGACAATGGGTGGATATGTGGGCAGGACTGGCTGGAGAACGGTAATTGGGTTGTAGGGCCTTTTGCCGGAAAGTCCAATCGGAAGAGGAATGGCATTGGTGGTAGCTTATTTGGAGGGGATGATGATCATTGTCTTGCAGAAAAATCTTATTCTCGTGTTTTTCTTTTTGCTTGCAAAATATTAACTGCTTTTTTATTGAGCATCATGTGGATTTGGAGAAAGATTTTTAGGATTAGTTCATCCGGTGATGATACATCATCTGATTCAGAACGCAGAGGAATGCTGGATAATCAAAGCGAAAATGGAGGGAACGGTCAGGAGAGTAGAGGTGAGAAAGCTCGAAGAAAAGCTGAGGAGAAGAGGCAGGCTAGATTAGAGAGGGAACTACTGGAAGAGGAGGAAAGAAAGCAGCGCGAAGAGGTCGCAAGGCTAGTTGAAGAACAGAGGAGATTACGAGATGAGAAACTGGAAGCTGAAAAAGATCGCAGTAAGGGGTCTCCCCGAGCTAAGGAAAGAGAAAGTAGAAAAGAATCTGAAAGAAAGCGCCAGGAAAGAAGGAAGGAGAAAGACAGAGGATCAAGTAAAAGCAACTCTGATGTTGAGGAGTTGGAAAAGCGAGTCGGCAAAGAAAGTGACAATAACAAGAGGAGTGACAGTGACAGACGGGACCAGCAGAGAAGTACACCTGAAAGTATGAAAACTCATGGTACAGAACTGGGGCATGGATTTAAGGGTGCTGCAGCAGGCAATCATAACCGAGGGAATGCTGGAACAAGATATTTTGATCGCATGAGGGGCACATTTTTATCTTCTTCTAGAGCATTTACTGGGGGTGGTTTTTTTGGAAAGAATACGAACATGCCAATTGTTACAAGAGAACAGAAACCAAGCCCATTGCTAGAAAATGCTCAAACTGTTGCATATAGAAAAGAAGTAGCACAACCTGACCAGGCTTCTGGTAGACCAACTGTAAATGTAGATGATAAGGGTTCTAACCGCCCG GTGCTCATTGAACATCAACCAAGTACAGCCCCTAAAAAGTCGTGGCAGCAACTATTTGCACGTTCACCTCCTGTTAGTGCCCCCTCCAACACGAATGTTATAAGCAGACCAACCGGGAATCATAAAGCAGAAGTTCAGAACACCCCCTTTTCTGGCAAACCTtccacaacacaatcagttgAGAATCCTATCGATTTTGGGCTGCAGTCTCCATTTAGTCTACCATCGTTTCCCTTTGAATCGAGTAGTAGCAGTACAGTTCTTCCATTATCTTCCGAATCTATTCAACCTAAAAGGGCAGATAAACAACATCAATTTCTGCTAGAGGAGACAGAGATTTTTGAAGACCCCTGTTATGTTCCAGATCCAATATCCTTGCTTGGACCAGTTTCTGAATCACTCGATAGCTTTCAGCTGGATCTGGGTTTTGTCGATACTGGAATGGAAAAACCATCTGCGGTGAAGACTAAATCTGCACCTTCCAAAGTTACCAAGCCATCGCCAATAGAGTCTCCATTATCGCGGTCACGTGTTTCAGAGGATAGCTCTAATGGCTTAAATGGCAATGGCACCTGGCAGATGTGGAATAGCTCTCCTCTAGTTCAGGATGGTCTTGGTTTGGTTGGTGGGCCTGTCAACTGGCTTTTGCATCCAGAGATGAACTTGTTGAACAAGGAAGATAATATGCGTCATGTACCACATAAAACAATGGCTTCACTGTTCAAGAAGGATGAACAAACCTCTTCTGGACCTCATCCTCCCCAGCATGTTCTATTTGGGAATTCTCAAAATGGTGGAACAATTAATACATCTGGGCTTGCAATTTCTGATGGTCCGTGGTTGCCAAGAACTTTATTTGGACAAACTTCTGATAATCAAGCGGCAATGAAGCCTATGGGGGAAATGGTTCAGAATGGCCTAATTTATGGAAATACCAGCGGACCTCCTGCTAACCATCAATTTGACGTGTCTGCTTCTAGTTGTTGGACTAG GGATGTCTTTTATAGGTCAGAGTCATGA
- the LOC121795646 gene encoding uncharacterized protein LOC121795646 isoform X2: MCILCVIQKWSRRIATMLPWLVIPLIGLWALSQLLPPAFRFEITSPRLACLLVLLVTLFWYEVLMPQLSAWRVRRNDRLRERKRFEAIERQKLRKTATRRCRNCLTAYRDQNPGGSKFMCSYCGHISKRPVLDLPVSPGMGNSGILKDLVGKGGKILNGKNWSDNGWICGQDWLENGNWVVGPFAGKSNRKRNGIGGSLFGGDDDHCLAEKSYSRVFLFACKILTAFLLSIMWIWRKIFRISSSGDDTSSDSERRGMLDNQSENGGNGQESRGEKARRKAEEKRQARLERELLEEEERKQREEVARLVEEQRRLRDEKLEAEKDRSKGSPRAKERESRKESERKRQERRKEKDRGSSKSNSDVEELEKRVGKESDNNKRSDSDRRDQQRSTPESMKTHGTELGHGFKGAAAGNHNRGNAGTRYFDRMRGTFLSSSRAFTGGGFFGKNTNMPIVTREQKPSPLLENAQTVAYRKEVAQPDQASGRPTVNVDDKGSNRPVLIEHQPSTAPKKSWQQLFARSPPVSAPSNTNVISRPTGNHKAEVQNTPFSGKPSTTQSVDNPIDFGLQSPFSLPSFPFESSSSSTVLPLSSESIQPKRADKQHQFLLEETEIFEDPCYVPDPISLLGPVSESLDSFQLDLGFVDTGMEKPSAAKTKSAPSKVTKPSPIESPLSRSRVSEDSSNGLNGNGTWQMWNSSPLVQDGLGLVGGPVNWLLHPEMNLLNKEDNMRHVPHKTMASLFKKDEQTSSGPHPPQHVLFGNSQNGGTINTSGLAISDGPWLPRTLFGQTSDNQAAMKPMGEMVQNGLIYGNTSGPPANHQLDVSASSCWTRDVFYRSES; this comes from the exons ATGTGTATACTTTGCGTGATTCAGAAGTGGTCGCGGAGGATTGCTACCATGTTGCCATGGCTAGTAATACCACTGATTGGGCTATGGGCTCTGTCGCAGCTCTTGCCCCCGGCGTTCCGATTTGAAATCACGTCGCCAAGGCTTGCTTGCTTGTTAGTACTGTTGGTAACACTTTTCTGGTATGAGGTTCTCATGCCTCAGTTGTCAGCGTGGAGGGTCAGGAGGAATGATAGGCTTAGGGAAAGGAAAAGGTTTGAGGCTATTGAAAGGCAGAAGTTGAGGAAGACTGCCACCCGGAGGTGTAGGAATTGCTTAACAGCGTATCGGGATCAGAATCCTGGTGGGAGCAAGTTCATGTGCTCTTATTGTGGCCATATTTCAAAGAGGCCAGTTCTGGATTTGCCTGTCTCTCCAGGGATGGGTAATTCAGGGATATTGAAGGATCTCGTTGGCAAAGGTGGGAAGATATTGAATGGGAAGAATTGGTCAGACAATGGGTGGATATGTGGGCAGGACTGGCTGGAGAACGGTAATTGGGTTGTAGGGCCTTTTGCCGGAAAGTCCAATCGGAAGAGGAATGGCATTGGTGGTAGCTTATTTGGAGGGGATGATGATCATTGTCTTGCAGAAAAATCTTATTCTCGTGTTTTTCTTTTTGCTTGCAAAATATTAACTGCTTTTTTATTGAGCATCATGTGGATTTGGAGAAAGATTTTTAGGATTAGTTCATCCGGTGATGATACATCATCTGATTCAGAACGCAGAGGAATGCTGGATAATCAAAGCGAAAATGGAGGGAACGGTCAGGAGAGTAGAGGTGAGAAAGCTCGAAGAAAAGCTGAGGAGAAGAGGCAGGCTAGATTAGAGAGGGAACTACTGGAAGAGGAGGAAAGAAAGCAGCGCGAAGAGGTCGCAAGGCTAGTTGAAGAACAGAGGAGATTACGAGATGAGAAACTGGAAGCTGAAAAAGATCGCAGTAAGGGGTCTCCCCGAGCTAAGGAAAGAGAAAGTAGAAAAGAATCTGAAAGAAAGCGCCAGGAAAGAAGGAAGGAGAAAGACAGAGGATCAAGTAAAAGCAACTCTGATGTTGAGGAGTTGGAAAAGCGAGTCGGCAAAGAAAGTGACAATAACAAGAGGAGTGACAGTGACAGACGGGACCAGCAGAGAAGTACACCTGAAAGTATGAAAACTCATGGTACAGAACTGGGGCATGGATTTAAGGGTGCTGCAGCAGGCAATCATAACCGAGGGAATGCTGGAACAAGATATTTTGATCGCATGAGGGGCACATTTTTATCTTCTTCTAGAGCATTTACTGGGGGTGGTTTTTTTGGAAAGAATACGAACATGCCAATTGTTACAAGAGAACAGAAACCAAGCCCATTGCTAGAAAATGCTCAAACTGTTGCATATAGAAAAGAAGTAGCACAACCTGACCAGGCTTCTGGTAGACCAACTGTAAATGTAGATGATAAGGGTTCTAACCGCCCG GTGCTCATTGAACATCAACCAAGTACAGCCCCTAAAAAGTCGTGGCAGCAACTATTTGCACGTTCACCTCCTGTTAGTGCCCCCTCCAACACGAATGTTATAAGCAGACCAACCGGGAATCATAAAGCAGAAGTTCAGAACACCCCCTTTTCTGGCAAACCTtccacaacacaatcagttgACAATCCTATCGATTTTGGGCTGCAGTCTCCATTTAGTCTACCATCATTTCCCTTTGAATCGAGTAGTAGCAGTACAGTTCTTCCATTATCTTCCGAATCTATTCAACCTAAAAGGGCAGATAAACAACATCAATTTCTGCTAGAGGAGACAGAGATTTTTGAAGACCCCTGTTATGTTCCAGATCCAATATCCTTGCTTGGACCAGTTTCTGAATCACTCGATAGCTTTCAGCTGGATCTGGGTTTTGTCGATACTGGAATGGAAAAACCATCTGCGGCGAAGACTAAATCTGCACCTTCCAAAGTTACCAAGCCATCACCAATAGAGTCTCCATTATCGCGGTCACGTGTTTCAGAGGATAGCTCTAATGGCTTAAATGGCAATGGCACCTGGCAGATGTGGAATAGCTCTCCTCTAGTTCAGGATGGTCTTGGTTTGGTTGGTGGGCCTGTCAACTGGCTTTTGCATCCAGAGATGAACTTGTTGAACAAGGAAGATAATATGCGTCATGTACCACATAAAACAATGGCTTCACTGTTCAAGAAGGATGAACAAACCTCTTCTGGACCTCATCCTCCCCAGCATGTTCTATTTGGGAATTCTCAAAATGGTGGAACAATTAATACATCTGGGCTTGCAATTTCTGATGGTCCGTGGTTGCCAAGAACTTTATTTGGACAAACTTCTGATAATCAGGCGGCAATGAAGCCTATGGGGGAAATGGTTCAGAATGGCCTAATTTATGGAAATACCAGCGGACCTCCTGCTAACCATCAATTAGACGTGTCTGCTTCTAGTTGTTGGACTAG GGATGTCTTTTATAGGTCAGAGTCATGA
- the LOC121795644 gene encoding uncharacterized protein LOC121795644 isoform X1 codes for MCILCVIQKWSRRIATMLPWLVIPLIGLWALSQLLPPAFRFEITSPRLACLLVLLVTLFWYEVLMPQLSAWRVRRNDRLRERKRFEAIERQKLRKTATRRCRNCLTAYRDQNPGGSKFMCSYCGHISKRPVLDLPVSPGMGNSGILKDLVGKGGKILNGKNWSDNGWICGQDWLENGNWVVGPFAGKSNRKRNGIGGSLFGGDDDHCLAEKSYSRVFLFACKILTAFLLSIMWIWRKIFRISSSGDDTSSDSERRGMLDNQSENGGNGQESRGEKARRKAEEKRQARLERELLEEEERKQREEVARLVEEQRRLRDEKLEAEKDRSKGSPRAKERESRKESERKRQERRKEKDRGSSKSNSDVEELEKRVGKESDNNKRSDSDRRDQQRSTPESMKTHGTELGHGFKGAAAGNHNRGNAGTRYFDRMRGTFLSSSRAFTGGGFFGKNTNMPIVTREQKPSPLLENAQTVAYRKEVAQPDQASGRPTVNVDDKGSNRPVLIEHQPSTAPKKSWQQLFARSPPVSAPSNTNVISRPTGNHKAEVQNTPFSGKPSTTQSVENPIDFGLQSPFSLPSFPFESSSSSTVLPLSSESIQPKRADKQHQFLLEETEIFEDPCYVPDPISLLGPVSESLDSFQLDLGFVDTGMEKPSAVKTKSAPSKVTKPSPIESPLSRSRVSEDSSNGLNGNGTWQMWNSSPLVQDGLGLVGGPVNWLLHPEMNLLNKEDNMRHVPHKTMASLFKKDEQTSSGPHPPQHVLFGNSQNGGTINTSGLAISDGPWLPRTLFGQTSDNQAAMKPMGEMVQNGLIYGNTSGPPANHQFDVSASSCWTRKDWTVAGSRENVGSSPMNRPHIGGLYSPPDVQSLWSYE; via the exons ATGTGTATACTTTGCGTGATTCAGAAGTGGTCGCGGAGGATTGCTACCATGTTGCCATGGCTAGTAATACCACTGATTGGGCTATGGGCTCTGTCGCAGCTCTTGCCCCCGGCGTTCCGATTTGAAATCACGTCGCCAAGGCTTGCTTGCTTGTTAGTACTGTTGGTAACACTTTTCTGGTATGAGGTTCTCATGCCTCAGTTGTCAGCGTGGAGGGTCAGGAGGAATGATAGGCTTAGGGAAAGGAAAAGGTTTGAGGCTATTGAAAGGCAGAAGTTGAGGAAGACTGCCACCCGGAGGTGTAGGAATTGCTTAACAGCGTATCGGGATCAGAATCCTGGTGGGAGCAAGTTCATGTGCTCTTATTGTGGCCATATTTCAAAGAGGCCAGTTCTGGATTTGCCTGTCTCTCCAGGGATGGGTAATTCAGGGATATTGAAGGATCTCGTTGGCAAAGGTGGGAAGATATTGAATGGGAAGAATTGGTCAGACAATGGGTGGATATGTGGGCAGGACTGGCTGGAGAACGGTAATTGGGTTGTAGGGCCTTTTGCCGGAAAGTCCAATCGGAAGAGGAATGGCATTGGTGGTAGCTTATTTGGAGGGGATGATGATCATTGTCTTGCAGAAAAATCTTATTCTCGTGTTTTTCTTTTTGCTTGCAAAATATTAACTGCTTTTTTATTGAGCATCATGTGGATTTGGAGAAAGATTTTTAGGATTAGTTCATCCGGTGATGATACATCATCTGATTCAGAACGCAGAGGAATGCTGGATAATCAAAGCGAAAATGGAGGGAACGGTCAGGAGAGTAGAGGTGAGAAAGCTCGAAGAAAAGCTGAGGAGAAGAGGCAGGCTAGATTAGAGAGGGAACTACTGGAAGAGGAGGAAAGAAAGCAGCGCGAAGAGGTCGCAAGGCTAGTTGAAGAACAGAGGAGATTACGAGATGAGAAACTGGAAGCTGAAAAAGATCGCAGTAAGGGGTCTCCCCGAGCTAAGGAAAGAGAAAGTAGAAAAGAATCTGAAAGAAAGCGCCAGGAAAGAAGGAAGGAGAAAGACAGAGGATCAAGTAAAAGCAACTCTGATGTTGAGGAGTTGGAAAAGCGAGTCGGCAAAGAAAGTGACAATAACAAGAGGAGTGACAGTGACAGACGGGACCAGCAGAGAAGTACACCTGAAAGTATGAAAACTCATGGTACAGAACTGGGGCATGGATTTAAGGGTGCTGCAGCAGGCAATCATAACCGAGGGAATGCTGGAACAAGATATTTTGATCGCATGAGGGGCACATTTTTATCTTCTTCTAGAGCATTTACTGGGGGTGGTTTTTTTGGAAAGAATACGAACATGCCAATTGTTACAAGAGAACAGAAACCAAGCCCATTGCTAGAAAATGCTCAAACTGTTGCATATAGAAAAGAAGTAGCACAACCTGACCAGGCTTCTGGTAGACCAACTGTAAATGTAGATGATAAGGGTTCTAACCGCCCG GTGCTCATTGAACATCAACCAAGTACAGCCCCTAAAAAGTCGTGGCAGCAACTATTTGCACGTTCACCTCCTGTTAGTGCCCCCTCCAACACGAATGTTATAAGCAGACCAACCGGGAATCATAAAGCAGAAGTTCAGAACACCCCCTTTTCTGGCAAACCTtccacaacacaatcagttgAGAATCCTATCGATTTTGGGCTGCAGTCTCCATTTAGTCTACCATCGTTTCCCTTTGAATCGAGTAGTAGCAGTACAGTTCTTCCATTATCTTCCGAATCTATTCAACCTAAAAGGGCAGATAAACAACATCAATTTCTGCTAGAGGAGACAGAGATTTTTGAAGACCCCTGTTATGTTCCAGATCCAATATCCTTGCTTGGACCAGTTTCTGAATCACTCGATAGCTTTCAGCTGGATCTGGGTTTTGTCGATACTGGAATGGAAAAACCATCTGCGGTGAAGACTAAATCTGCACCTTCCAAAGTTACCAAGCCATCGCCAATAGAGTCTCCATTATCGCGGTCACGTGTTTCAGAGGATAGCTCTAATGGCTTAAATGGCAATGGCACCTGGCAGATGTGGAATAGCTCTCCTCTAGTTCAGGATGGTCTTGGTTTGGTTGGTGGGCCTGTCAACTGGCTTTTGCATCCAGAGATGAACTTGTTGAACAAGGAAGATAATATGCGTCATGTACCACATAAAACAATGGCTTCACTGTTCAAGAAGGATGAACAAACCTCTTCTGGACCTCATCCTCCCCAGCATGTTCTATTTGGGAATTCTCAAAATGGTGGAACAATTAATACATCTGGGCTTGCAATTTCTGATGGTCCGTGGTTGCCAAGAACTTTATTTGGACAAACTTCTGATAATCAAGCGGCAATGAAGCCTATGGGGGAAATGGTTCAGAATGGCCTAATTTATGGAAATACCAGCGGACCTCCTGCTAACCATCAATTTGACGTGTCTGCTTCTAGTTGTTGGACTAG AAAAGACTGGACAGTGGCGGGTTCACGAGAAAATGTTGGAAGCTCTCCTATGAATAGGCCTCACATCGGAGGCCTCTACTCACCACCGGATGTACAGTCTCTTTGGTCATATGAGTAG
- the LOC121795646 gene encoding uncharacterized protein LOC121795646 isoform X1 — protein MCILCVIQKWSRRIATMLPWLVIPLIGLWALSQLLPPAFRFEITSPRLACLLVLLVTLFWYEVLMPQLSAWRVRRNDRLRERKRFEAIERQKLRKTATRRCRNCLTAYRDQNPGGSKFMCSYCGHISKRPVLDLPVSPGMGNSGILKDLVGKGGKILNGKNWSDNGWICGQDWLENGNWVVGPFAGKSNRKRNGIGGSLFGGDDDHCLAEKSYSRVFLFACKILTAFLLSIMWIWRKIFRISSSGDDTSSDSERRGMLDNQSENGGNGQESRGEKARRKAEEKRQARLERELLEEEERKQREEVARLVEEQRRLRDEKLEAEKDRSKGSPRAKERESRKESERKRQERRKEKDRGSSKSNSDVEELEKRVGKESDNNKRSDSDRRDQQRSTPESMKTHGTELGHGFKGAAAGNHNRGNAGTRYFDRMRGTFLSSSRAFTGGGFFGKNTNMPIVTREQKPSPLLENAQTVAYRKEVAQPDQASGRPTVNVDDKGSNRPVLIEHQPSTAPKKSWQQLFARSPPVSAPSNTNVISRPTGNHKAEVQNTPFSGKPSTTQSVDNPIDFGLQSPFSLPSFPFESSSSSTVLPLSSESIQPKRADKQHQFLLEETEIFEDPCYVPDPISLLGPVSESLDSFQLDLGFVDTGMEKPSAAKTKSAPSKVTKPSPIESPLSRSRVSEDSSNGLNGNGTWQMWNSSPLVQDGLGLVGGPVNWLLHPEMNLLNKEDNMRHVPHKTMASLFKKDEQTSSGPHPPQHVLFGNSQNGGTINTSGLAISDGPWLPRTLFGQTSDNQAAMKPMGEMVQNGLIYGNTSGPPANHQLDVSASSCWTRKDWTVAGSRENVGSSPMNRPHIGGLYSPPDVQSLWSYE, from the exons ATGTGTATACTTTGCGTGATTCAGAAGTGGTCGCGGAGGATTGCTACCATGTTGCCATGGCTAGTAATACCACTGATTGGGCTATGGGCTCTGTCGCAGCTCTTGCCCCCGGCGTTCCGATTTGAAATCACGTCGCCAAGGCTTGCTTGCTTGTTAGTACTGTTGGTAACACTTTTCTGGTATGAGGTTCTCATGCCTCAGTTGTCAGCGTGGAGGGTCAGGAGGAATGATAGGCTTAGGGAAAGGAAAAGGTTTGAGGCTATTGAAAGGCAGAAGTTGAGGAAGACTGCCACCCGGAGGTGTAGGAATTGCTTAACAGCGTATCGGGATCAGAATCCTGGTGGGAGCAAGTTCATGTGCTCTTATTGTGGCCATATTTCAAAGAGGCCAGTTCTGGATTTGCCTGTCTCTCCAGGGATGGGTAATTCAGGGATATTGAAGGATCTCGTTGGCAAAGGTGGGAAGATATTGAATGGGAAGAATTGGTCAGACAATGGGTGGATATGTGGGCAGGACTGGCTGGAGAACGGTAATTGGGTTGTAGGGCCTTTTGCCGGAAAGTCCAATCGGAAGAGGAATGGCATTGGTGGTAGCTTATTTGGAGGGGATGATGATCATTGTCTTGCAGAAAAATCTTATTCTCGTGTTTTTCTTTTTGCTTGCAAAATATTAACTGCTTTTTTATTGAGCATCATGTGGATTTGGAGAAAGATTTTTAGGATTAGTTCATCCGGTGATGATACATCATCTGATTCAGAACGCAGAGGAATGCTGGATAATCAAAGCGAAAATGGAGGGAACGGTCAGGAGAGTAGAGGTGAGAAAGCTCGAAGAAAAGCTGAGGAGAAGAGGCAGGCTAGATTAGAGAGGGAACTACTGGAAGAGGAGGAAAGAAAGCAGCGCGAAGAGGTCGCAAGGCTAGTTGAAGAACAGAGGAGATTACGAGATGAGAAACTGGAAGCTGAAAAAGATCGCAGTAAGGGGTCTCCCCGAGCTAAGGAAAGAGAAAGTAGAAAAGAATCTGAAAGAAAGCGCCAGGAAAGAAGGAAGGAGAAAGACAGAGGATCAAGTAAAAGCAACTCTGATGTTGAGGAGTTGGAAAAGCGAGTCGGCAAAGAAAGTGACAATAACAAGAGGAGTGACAGTGACAGACGGGACCAGCAGAGAAGTACACCTGAAAGTATGAAAACTCATGGTACAGAACTGGGGCATGGATTTAAGGGTGCTGCAGCAGGCAATCATAACCGAGGGAATGCTGGAACAAGATATTTTGATCGCATGAGGGGCACATTTTTATCTTCTTCTAGAGCATTTACTGGGGGTGGTTTTTTTGGAAAGAATACGAACATGCCAATTGTTACAAGAGAACAGAAACCAAGCCCATTGCTAGAAAATGCTCAAACTGTTGCATATAGAAAAGAAGTAGCACAACCTGACCAGGCTTCTGGTAGACCAACTGTAAATGTAGATGATAAGGGTTCTAACCGCCCG GTGCTCATTGAACATCAACCAAGTACAGCCCCTAAAAAGTCGTGGCAGCAACTATTTGCACGTTCACCTCCTGTTAGTGCCCCCTCCAACACGAATGTTATAAGCAGACCAACCGGGAATCATAAAGCAGAAGTTCAGAACACCCCCTTTTCTGGCAAACCTtccacaacacaatcagttgACAATCCTATCGATTTTGGGCTGCAGTCTCCATTTAGTCTACCATCATTTCCCTTTGAATCGAGTAGTAGCAGTACAGTTCTTCCATTATCTTCCGAATCTATTCAACCTAAAAGGGCAGATAAACAACATCAATTTCTGCTAGAGGAGACAGAGATTTTTGAAGACCCCTGTTATGTTCCAGATCCAATATCCTTGCTTGGACCAGTTTCTGAATCACTCGATAGCTTTCAGCTGGATCTGGGTTTTGTCGATACTGGAATGGAAAAACCATCTGCGGCGAAGACTAAATCTGCACCTTCCAAAGTTACCAAGCCATCACCAATAGAGTCTCCATTATCGCGGTCACGTGTTTCAGAGGATAGCTCTAATGGCTTAAATGGCAATGGCACCTGGCAGATGTGGAATAGCTCTCCTCTAGTTCAGGATGGTCTTGGTTTGGTTGGTGGGCCTGTCAACTGGCTTTTGCATCCAGAGATGAACTTGTTGAACAAGGAAGATAATATGCGTCATGTACCACATAAAACAATGGCTTCACTGTTCAAGAAGGATGAACAAACCTCTTCTGGACCTCATCCTCCCCAGCATGTTCTATTTGGGAATTCTCAAAATGGTGGAACAATTAATACATCTGGGCTTGCAATTTCTGATGGTCCGTGGTTGCCAAGAACTTTATTTGGACAAACTTCTGATAATCAGGCGGCAATGAAGCCTATGGGGGAAATGGTTCAGAATGGCCTAATTTATGGAAATACCAGCGGACCTCCTGCTAACCATCAATTAGACGTGTCTGCTTCTAGTTGTTGGACTAG AAAAGACTGGACAGTGGCGGGTTCACGAGAAAATGTTGGAAGCTCTCCTATGAATAGGCCTCACATCGGAGGCCTCTACTCACCACCGGATGTACAGTCTCTTTGGTCATATGAATAG